Within Leptotrichia hongkongensis, the genomic segment TAAATTCCATTTTCATTGTAATTTTCTTTTCCGTTTCCAGCTCAATATTCGTATAAAATACAGACTTCATCGGGAAAGATGTGTTAAAAAGCGAATGATAATAAGATAAAGTATCGTCCTTCAACTGTGACACTTTCACATCCTCAACATACACTTTCGTATAATATCTGTCCTGAAACATTTCCGTCTTTAATTTATAAACAATATCGTAAAACAAATTCTCATTCAGTTCTTTAAAATACTCGCCAGAATTAAACCAGACAGCATTTTTATTAAAAAATCCTTTTTGCTTTATGTCAAACATTATATGGTTTTTATTTTCTCCAATAAATTTTATATTTTCAAAAAGTACGTTATTGGTTCTGAACGTCGGCATTGGATTTCCAAAGCCAAATGGTTTTAAAAGTTCTATTATTTGGAAAAATTCGTACGAAACCTTTTGAATGGGGATTTGCTTATCAATTTCTATTATTTTTACAAAATCCTCTTCTTTCAGTTTTGTTTTTGCAAATTTATTTATTTTTTTCCTAAATAATTCCAAATTTTTTATTCCAATCGTAAATCCAGCTGCTCCAGAATGTCCCCCAAACTTCACAAAAAGTTCAGGCATTGACTGCAACGCCTCTAAAATATTAAAATTCCCAATGCTTCGGCACGATCCAACTGCTATTCCTTCATCTTCCTTCACTTCAATGATAATCGCAGGCTTGTAATATTTATCTACAATTTTGGAAGCCGCTATACCAATTACACCGTGATGATATTCAGGCGAATAGTCTACAATCACATAATCTTCCTTCAAATCGCTTTCTTCAATGTGTTTTTCCACTTTTTCCACAATTTCATTCTGCAATTCTTTACGTTCAAAATTTTTATTAATCAATTCCTTTACGATTATCTCAATTTCTCTATCATTATCTGAAATTAGTAATTTTACTACCATTTTTGCATCTTTAAGCCTTCCAGCCGCATTAAAGACAGGTGCTATGATAAAGCCCACATCATACGAATTATACTCAGTTTTCTCATTAAAATCTGAATTTTGCGTACTAAACAATTTATACAGTAAAAATCTAAGCCCCTTATTTTTAGAACGGCTAAGCTGCTCCAGCCCAAACTTAGTCAAAATTCTGTTTTCTTCCACCAGTGGCACAATATCCGCAACTGTACCAATTGCTACTAAATCGAGATATTTATATGCTTTCACTTTTTTTCCAATTCTTTCGTACAGACAAAGAATTACCATAAAAATAGTCCCTACTCCCGCTAGAAATTCAAAGGAAAATTCATTTTCAGGACGTTTCGGGTTCACAACCGTGATAGCATCTGGAACTTTGTCCCCATTTAAATTATGGTGATCAGTAATAATTATCGGTAAATTTATAGAATTTGCAAACTCCACTTCAGGAAACGCTGTAATTCCACAATCCACAGTAATTACCAAATCTGCCCCAGATTCTTTTATTTTTTTCAATGCTTCATTATTCAATCCATACCCTTCATCTCGAATTGGAATATAATAATTCACATTTTCTGCCCCAAGCTCCTTTAATGCCATATACAAAATAGATGTCGAAGTAATTCCATCCACATCATAATCCCCGTATATCCAAATATTTTTTTGTTCCTTTATCGCCTTTTCAATTTCCAAAACTGTCTTTTCCATATCCTGCAGTCCATAAGGATTCTGAATGTTTTCAAGTTTTGGATTCAAAAACTCCCTTATTTCCTTGTCTGTCGTTATACCACGTGAATAAAGTATTTTCAAAATATCATTATCAATTACCGAACTTAAATTCGTATTTTCAAAATTCTGTTTTTCAGTCTTACTTTTTTTCAATTTTTTTGTTTTTTCATCATTTTTCTGCTTATTGTCTCTTTCAATATATTCCCTCTCCTGTCGTGGATTAGGAATAATTTTTGTAGCCCATTTCGTATTTCTCATAGTTTTTTCCCCTCTTAATAAACTTTTTTGTAACTCTCCCCTTAAATATATAAATAAAAAAATAATTATTAACCTAAATAAACTAAAATAAATTATTTAAATATCTACATAATTTTACCACATTTTTTTATCAAAATAAATGCCAGCTATTCTAATTTTTTTCTAAAAAATAAGAAAAACCCCTAAAATAAAGGGGAATTTCTTTTTATGAAAAATAAATTTTATTTTAATTTAATTTTATTCTTCTGTTGAATAATCCATTGCTGCCATTCGTTTATAGTAGTTCCAGTTGTCTTTGGCATTTTTCAAGTTTGCTTCAAGTAATTCTTTAGCTTTTTCAGGAAATTCTGCGGCTAGGGTTGCGTATCTTCGTTCTCCTAATAGGAAATCTTCATATTTGTCCCAAGCGGGATTTCGTGTATCTAACTGCAGTGGATTTTTCCCTTTTTCAGCGAGCCTTGGATCATATCTGAAAATTGGCCAGTATCCTACTTCTGTTGCAAGTTTTTCTTCTGTCTGGAATTTACCCATTCCAGCTTTTATTCCATGCTCTATACAAGGTGAATAAGCAATTATTATTGATGGTCCTGGATAAGACTCTGCTTCTCTTATTGCTTTTAGTGTCTGATTTTGATTTGCACCCATTGAAACTTTTGCTACATAGATATTTCCATAAGTCATAAGTATTGCAGCCAAATCCTTTTTCTTAGTTGGCTTTCCAGAAGCAGAAAATTTTGCTACTGCTCCTGCTTTTGATGCTTTTGAAGCCTGTCCTCCTGTATTTGAGTAAACTTCAGTGTCAAGTACAAGCATATTGACATCATCTCCAGAAGCCAATACGTGGTCAAGTCCACCAAATCCAATATCATAAGCCCATCCATCTCCTCCAAACATCCAGATAGATTTTTTGATTAGATATTGTTTTAGTTCCAATATTTCAGCTATGTTGTTTTTTACTTTCTCATTTGGATTCTTAGACTTTTCCTTTTCCATCAAAGTTACTAGTTCATCACGTATTTCCGTAGTCTTGTCTCCATCATAAAAGTTATCTGCAAATAAAGTAAATAAATCAGAAAGTTCTGTTGAAACATCAGCCTTTATTTCTTCCATTCTTTTTAAAATTCTAAGTCGAATTGTATTTACAGCCTGAAACATTCCATACCCATATTCAGCATTATCTTCAAATAGTGAAGAGGCCCATGCAGGCCCACAGCCACTTTCAGCAGTTGTATAAGGTGAAGATGGTGCAGAAGCTCCATAAATTGAAGAACATCCTGTAGCATTTGCCACAATCATACGTTCCCCAAATAACTGTGTTACCAATTTGATATAAGGTGTTTCTCCACAACCTGCACACGCTCCAGAAAATTCAAATAGAGGTTTTGCAAATTGTGAGCCTTTTACAGTATTTTTTCCTAAAATCTTATCTTTGTATGAAACATTGTTAAACAAGTAATCTGTGTATTCAATTTCATTTCTTTCAATTTGAGACTGAGTAGATTTCATAACAATGGCTTTTCCACGTGGTGCAGGACAAACATCTACACAGGCACTACATCCTGTACAGTCCAGAGGCGATACCTGAATCTTATATTCAAGTCCATCCATTCCTCTACCAAGAGCTTTTATCGTAGGCATTCCTTCTGGTGCCTTTTTCATTTCTTCTTCATCAAGCAGAAACGGACGTATTACAGCGTGAGGACATACATACGCACATTGATTACATTGGATACACATGTCTGGTTGCCATTCCGGCACTTCATCAGCGATTCCTCTTTTTTCATAATGTGCTGTTCCATGCTGGAAGCTTCCATCTACCATTCCATTTTCTATAATTGAGGAAACTGGTAATTCATTACCTTTCATATGGTTAATCGGATCTGCAATCTTTTTGATAAATTCAGGTTTTGCAGCTTCAATAATTTGCTCATTGACTTCAAGGTCTGCCCATTCTGGCAATACTTCAACTTCTTCCAGACCGTCAATTCCCCTATCAATAGCATTCCAGTTTTGTTGAACAATATCCTGTCCTTTTCTTCCGTAACTTTTTTCTGCATACTCTTTCATGTATTCCTTTGCTTCTTCATGAGGAATTACTTCTGAAAGATAGAAAAAGGCTGATTGCATAATAGTGTTTGTTCTATTTCCTAATCCAATTTCTTTAGCTAATTTTGTAGCATTTATAATGAAAAATTTGATTTTTTTTCTAGCTAGTTCCCTTTTTATCTCATTCGGAATACTTGGAATCAATTTTTCCTTTTCCCAGATTGTATTTAAGAGGAATATCCCTCCTTCTTTCAATCCAGAAATCATATCATATTTCCCAAGATATGCAGGTGCCGAACAGGCTACAAAATTAGGTCTTGTAACCAAGTAAGTTGAGCGAATTGGATTTTTACTGAATCTCAAATGAGATCTTGTCACTCCTCCAGCTTTTTTTGAATCGTACGCAAAATATCCCTGTGCATACAAATCTGTCTTATCTCCAATAATTTTTATCGAATTTTTATTTGCTCCAACTGTTCCATCTGAACCAAGCCCAAAGAACAGACATTCTTTTACATCTTCATTTCCAGTAAACACTTCATCTTCAAGCGCAAGAGATGTAAACGTTACATCATCAATAATTCCAATTGTAAAATTATTTTTAGGCTCTTTTTGTGCAATATTCTTGAACACTGCTATAATTTGCTCTGGCGTTGTATCCTTTGATGACAGTCCATATCTTCCACCAACAATTTCAGGTGCATTTTCACGTCCATAGTAAAGTGCCTTTACATCCATATATAATGGCTCACCCAATGCTCCAGGCTCTTTTGTCCTGTCAAGCACAGCAATCTTTTTCACACTTTTTGGCATTGCATCAAAAAAATACTTGCTGGAGAAAGGACGATACAAATGAACATTCAGTACACCTACATTTTCCCCATTTTTATTCAGATAATCCACAACTTCCTTTATTGTTTCATTTACAGACCCCATTGCAATAATAACTCTTTCAGCAGTTTCTGATCCATAATAAACAAAAGGTGCATAGTTCCGTCCTGTCTTTTCGCTAATTTTTTTCATATAGTCATTTACAATATCAGGTACAGCTTCATAAAATTTATTTTGGGCTTCTCTTGCCTGAAAATAAATATCGTCATTCTGAGCTGTTCCCCTTGTTACAGGATTTTCTGGATTCAATGCTCTTTCCCTAAATTCCTGAACAGCTTTTTTATCAAGCAGGCTTTCAAGAAACTCATAATCCATAACCTCTATTTTATTTATCTCATGCGAAGTCCTAAATCCATCAAAAAAATGCATTACCGGCACTCTCGACTTAATTGCTGCCAAATGTGCAATTCCAGCAAGATCCATAACTTCCTGAACTGAACTTGTCGCAAGCATAGTCCATCCTGTCATTCTAGCCGAGTAAATATCCTGATGATCTCCAAATATTGATAACGCCTGTGTAGAAATAGCTCTTGCCGCCACGTGCATTACACCTGGAAGCAATTCCCCAGCTATTTTATACATATTAGGTATTTTTAATAGTAATCCTTGAGAAGCAGTAAACGTAGTGGTCAAAGCTCCAGTTTGTAATGATCCGTGTACAATTCCTGCAGCTCCAGCCTCTGATTGCATTTCCACAACCTTTACTGGCATTCCAAATAAATTTTCCTTTCCGTATGATGCCCATTGATCTACAAGCTCTGACATAGTTGATGACGGAGTAATCGGATAAATTCCAGCAACTTCCGTAAATGCGTAAGCTATGTGAGCTGCAGCTTGGTTACCATCCATTGTTTTCATATTTTTTGTCATTTTTCCCTCCAAATTAAGAAACTTTATAACTTTTTCATTTTTTGTTTCATTATAAAATTTCAATTACATATATATAATTATATATTTTCTAGTCCAATTTTGCAATTATTTTTTAACTTTTCTTTTTATTTTTATGAATCAAGTCATTGTTAGTAAAGTTTTTCTCTTTTATTTTCGCAGGATTACTCATTACCAGCAAAAAATACTCCTATGGACTAGTTTGTACTAAACTATGTTTAAAAATGAAAATTGTATTTTTATTATTTTGAAATAGTAGGTTTTTATCCTTTGTCGGAAAAGTTTGTAATAATTTCGTTATTTAAATGGTCTTTAATATTAAAAAGAAATTTCATTTCTAAAAAATTACAATTATTTTTAGTTTAACTATAATTAGTTAATAGTTTTAGATTAAACACTATTGAAAAGGAATACTGTATTTTAGAAAAAATAAATCCATGCGAAAAAAGTTTGCTTATTTATAAAATTTAGTATATAATATACTAAAAACAAAAAATAAATTTTGAGGTGATTATAAAAATGAAAAAACTAACATTATTTTTTATGACATTGCTTTTATTTAATGTGTCATTTGCAAAGGAAAAAATTGATACTACTTTTACATTTCGAGATTTTTCTCCAACATCAGCGAGTATTGTAAGAGTTACTCCAAAAACAAAAATTGAAAATAAATCAAGAATTTCATATCCTGTATTTGCTGGTAGAAATTCTACTGTTACTAAAAATATGAATACAAATGTAACAAGATTTATCTCTGATTATAAATCTACAAAACATATTTCTTATAATGTTTCTTACGATGTAACAGCAAACAACAGTTCATTTGTAAGTATTTTATTTACAATTGAATTAACAGACAACGATACAGGACAAAAAGCAAAACTTCACAATGCAATGACATTCAACTTAAAAAATGGAAAAGTTTTACAGCTTAAAGACCTATTTGCCGATGGATTTGAATCTTCTCTATCAAGTGCAATTAATAATAAATTTAAACAGTTTGGTCTTCCTCAAGTTGATAAATTTGATGCAATTGTAAAACAGCAAAATTTCTACATGGAAAATGATTCTATTATCTTTATTTACAATAAAGGTGAAGCTTCTAATTTTGCTGATGGGGAAGTATTTATTCCATTCTTATTGACAGATTTAATAGGAATCTTAAAATAATTTTAAACTAAATATATTAATTAAAAAATACACTAAAAAATAAATTTTACTTTATTAATAGTGTATTTTTTTATTTACTTTGTAGCTTTTTCTATTAAAATTTCACGTTTGTAAGTATCCATACTGGCTTTTGCTCCAATTGGCACGGTAATAAATGGTCTTACGTGTCCAGATTTGAAATTTTTTACAATCGGAACATTTAATTTCCCAAAGTTATCATAAAAAACTTCATCAATAGTCATATCTGTTGGATCTGACTGTTTAGGATTCTTAAAATCTCCTAATATGATTCCCTGTAATTTATCAAATTTTCCAGCCAGTTTTAATTGTTTCAACATTCTGTCCACACGATAGCTTGCTTCGTTTGTTTCTTCTAGAAATAATATTTTCCCATCTGTATTAATTTCGTGGTCTGTTCCAAGTGTAGCAACTACTAATGACAAATTTCCACCAGTAATCCTTCCGCTTCCACGTCCAGTTTTCATGATTGAATAAGTATCATCAAAACCTAACAAATTATACGACTCATTACTTGTAAAAGCTTTATTAAAGGCATTTTCTGTAACTGGCGGAATATTTTTCAAATTATCTGCCATAGGTCCGTGAAATGTCACAAGCCCAGTTTTTTCATTAATTGCGAGTAATAAAGTTGTATTATCGCTAAATCCTGAAATAATTTTAGGATTTTTCTTGATTACGTCATAATTTAATTTATCTACAATTCTAATTCCGCCATATCCGCCACGTACAGCAAAAATAGCATTAATCTTAGGATTTGCAAACATATCATTTATATCTTTTGCTCTTACATCGTCAGTTCCTCCAAATCCGTACCATCTTGATGAAAATGACTGTCCATATACAACATTAAATCCTCTGCTTGTCAAATATTCTATTTCTGCGTAACTATTTTCGTTAGTATAGTTTGCAGGTGCTATTAAACCAATTGTATCGCCTGGTTTTAGTCCTTTTGGAATTATAATTTCATTTACTGTATTATTTTTTGAACTCTGAGAATCTACAACATTTTTTATTTTTGTACTTACGCCTGAACTACTTCTTGTTGTATTGTATGCGGCATTTAATGTTAAACTAGTTGTTAATAGTCCTAATAGTAACAATTTTTTATTTATTTTTATTGTTCTCACTTCCTTTTATAAATTTGATTTTTAATAAATTTTCCAAAAAAATAGGCAATTTATCTTAATATTCACAATTAAGATGCCTTGCCTAATTATACCAAATAATTTTATAGTTTACAATTTTTTATTTAACTTATTTCTTCATCGCTTGAACTTGTTTTAAAACTTCTGCTGCCCCACTTACCTTGTTATTTACAGCTTCTTGTAAAATTTTAACTGCTTCAGCTTTTTTTCCTTGTCCTGCGTAAACTTGTCCCAAAACAACTTTTGCAGTGTTGTCCTTGTCTTCAGTTATAGCTTTTTGTAAATATTTTTCAGCTAACGCTCCTGCTCCAACTCCTCCGAAATAAGTTCCAATTTGTCTGTTTGTAACTTTAGCTGATTTTAATTGACTATAAATTGAATTTAATTTTGCAGTATTGTTTTGCACTTCATAAATTCCTAACAATAAAATTTTTGCACTTGTATTCTTAGGTTCTGCAGCTACAGTTTTTGCTAAATATTCCTCAGCTTTTGCAGGATTATTTTGCTGCAGGTAGAAAGTACCTAACATTCCTAAGATTTGTCCATTTTTACCTTGTGAAGCTGTATTCATTTCTAATAAATATTTTTCAGCTTGTGCTGGATTCTTTTCATTCATAGCAATTTCAGCTAGCAAGATTCCTGCTCCATTTACACGATCTTTCGCTCCAGTGTATGCTTTTTGTAAATATGATTTAGCTTGTGCATTGTTATTTTTTGTTAAATAATATTGTCCAATGTTGTAATTTACTTCAGCTACAAAATCTTTATTTGAAGATTGTACTGCTTTATTGTATCTTGCTGTTCCTTTTGATTGTTCGTTATTATCAAAATAGAAGATAATTAAGCTTGATACTATGTCAGCATTACTTCCACCAGATTTTTCATCTGTCCAAAGAATATATTTTTCAGCTTCAGCTTTATTTTTTTGTTGAATTCCCACTAAGTAAAGTAATCTTGCAGCTTCAATAGCTTCTGCATTTGTAGATTTTCCATTTCCCCAAGCAGCTTGTAAATAAGGTTTTGCTTGAGCTACTTTATTTTCTTGCAAATAATATGCCCCTAATTCAAGATTAGCTTTTTGTGCATAAGCAGCATCTGTTCCTTTAGCAACTCCTTCCAATACCTTTACTGCTTCAGCTACTTTTTTCTCTCCTGCTAGTTTTACTGCTTTTTCATAATCTGATTTTCCATCAGCAAATGAAATTGCCCCTGTTACTAAAATAGCTCCTATTAGTAATATTTTTTTCATTTTTCCTCCTAAATAATTTGAATT encodes:
- a CDS encoding S66 peptidase family protein encodes the protein MRTIKINKKLLLLGLLTTSLTLNAAYNTTRSSSGVSTKIKNVVDSQSSKNNTVNEIIIPKGLKPGDTIGLIAPANYTNENSYAEIEYLTSRGFNVVYGQSFSSRWYGFGGTDDVRAKDINDMFANPKINAIFAVRGGYGGIRIVDKLNYDVIKKNPKIISGFSDNTTLLLAINEKTGLVTFHGPMADNLKNIPPVTENAFNKAFTSNESYNLLGFDDTYSIMKTGRGSGRITGGNLSLVVATLGTDHEINTDGKILFLEETNEASYRVDRMLKQLKLAGKFDKLQGIILGDFKNPKQSDPTDMTIDEVFYDNFGKLNVPIVKNFKSGHVRPFITVPIGAKASMDTYKREILIEKATK
- the recJ gene encoding single-stranded-DNA-specific exonuclease RecJ, with amino-acid sequence MRNTKWATKIIPNPRQEREYIERDNKQKNDEKTKKLKKSKTEKQNFENTNLSSVIDNDILKILYSRGITTDKEIREFLNPKLENIQNPYGLQDMEKTVLEIEKAIKEQKNIWIYGDYDVDGITSTSILYMALKELGAENVNYYIPIRDEGYGLNNEALKKIKESGADLVITVDCGITAFPEVEFANSINLPIIITDHHNLNGDKVPDAITVVNPKRPENEFSFEFLAGVGTIFMVILCLYERIGKKVKAYKYLDLVAIGTVADIVPLVEENRILTKFGLEQLSRSKNKGLRFLLYKLFSTQNSDFNEKTEYNSYDVGFIIAPVFNAAGRLKDAKMVVKLLISDNDREIEIIVKELINKNFERKELQNEIVEKVEKHIEESDLKEDYVIVDYSPEYHHGVIGIAASKIVDKYYKPAIIIEVKEDEGIAVGSCRSIGNFNILEALQSMPELFVKFGGHSGAAGFTIGIKNLELFRKKINKFAKTKLKEEDFVKIIEIDKQIPIQKVSYEFFQIIELLKPFGFGNPMPTFRTNNVLFENIKFIGENKNHIMFDIKQKGFFNKNAVWFNSGEYFKELNENLFYDIVYKLKTEMFQDRYYTKVYVEDVKVSQLKDDTLSYYHSLFNTSFPMKSVFYTNIELETEKKITMKMEFNQVSLFQGRKFIGRLDYSVSNLLILLNQYYNWNFTVKMEDVKQASNHNIVNILIKRDYNFKCYDHTQIGIFKKIKEFLIGKMEYNSQTKELLAQFFKKNKSLIIKNIFDENEKYKYKMSNFENFLLTVGIYYKKITDKKSQIVISSDKKSAFNNFIKSYFDINEEYSENGYPFTLFYNYKDIERLENIIKTDFSMQNEISYEIKENSQNLEVNEEPKQLEYKKIEKIEFKNNENVENSESIVEKQQENTEKLSEDEKQEVEKRFCVIINSKDFMIKTDDLDRNNIEEIDTKIEVPENIIFLENSTKKERKNAKNIFVEYLPIEEKMKLKKLLTDGEKIYSDYSVNEIL
- a CDS encoding RsiV family protein codes for the protein MKKLTLFFMTLLLFNVSFAKEKIDTTFTFRDFSPTSASIVRVTPKTKIENKSRISYPVFAGRNSTVTKNMNTNVTRFISDYKSTKHISYNVSYDVTANNSSFVSILFTIELTDNDTGQKAKLHNAMTFNLKNGKVLQLKDLFADGFESSLSSAINNKFKQFGLPQVDKFDAIVKQQNFYMENDSIIFIYNKGEASNFADGEVFIPFLLTDLIGILK
- the nifJ gene encoding pyruvate:ferredoxin (flavodoxin) oxidoreductase, translated to MTKNMKTMDGNQAAAHIAYAFTEVAGIYPITPSSTMSELVDQWASYGKENLFGMPVKVVEMQSEAGAAGIVHGSLQTGALTTTFTASQGLLLKIPNMYKIAGELLPGVMHVAARAISTQALSIFGDHQDIYSARMTGWTMLATSSVQEVMDLAGIAHLAAIKSRVPVMHFFDGFRTSHEINKIEVMDYEFLESLLDKKAVQEFRERALNPENPVTRGTAQNDDIYFQAREAQNKFYEAVPDIVNDYMKKISEKTGRNYAPFVYYGSETAERVIIAMGSVNETIKEVVDYLNKNGENVGVLNVHLYRPFSSKYFFDAMPKSVKKIAVLDRTKEPGALGEPLYMDVKALYYGRENAPEIVGGRYGLSSKDTTPEQIIAVFKNIAQKEPKNNFTIGIIDDVTFTSLALEDEVFTGNEDVKECLFFGLGSDGTVGANKNSIKIIGDKTDLYAQGYFAYDSKKAGGVTRSHLRFSKNPIRSTYLVTRPNFVACSAPAYLGKYDMISGLKEGGIFLLNTIWEKEKLIPSIPNEIKRELARKKIKFFIINATKLAKEIGLGNRTNTIMQSAFFYLSEVIPHEEAKEYMKEYAEKSYGRKGQDIVQQNWNAIDRGIDGLEEVEVLPEWADLEVNEQIIEAAKPEFIKKIADPINHMKGNELPVSSIIENGMVDGSFQHGTAHYEKRGIADEVPEWQPDMCIQCNQCAYVCPHAVIRPFLLDEEEMKKAPEGMPTIKALGRGMDGLEYKIQVSPLDCTGCSACVDVCPAPRGKAIVMKSTQSQIERNEIEYTDYLFNNVSYKDKILGKNTVKGSQFAKPLFEFSGACAGCGETPYIKLVTQLFGERMIVANATGCSSIYGASAPSSPYTTAESGCGPAWASSLFEDNAEYGYGMFQAVNTIRLRILKRMEEIKADVSTELSDLFTLFADNFYDGDKTTEIRDELVTLMEKEKSKNPNEKVKNNIAEILELKQYLIKKSIWMFGGDGWAYDIGFGGLDHVLASGDDVNMLVLDTEVYSNTGGQASKASKAGAVAKFSASGKPTKKKDLAAILMTYGNIYVAKVSMGANQNQTLKAIREAESYPGPSIIIAYSPCIEHGIKAGMGKFQTEEKLATEVGYWPIFRYDPRLAEKGKNPLQLDTRNPAWDKYEDFLLGERRYATLAAEFPEKAKELLEANLKNAKDNWNYYKRMAAMDYSTEE